The sequence CTTCCCCGCGAGGTGTACAACTTCGGCGCAGGCGGCGCCGAGACCGAGACGACGCTCCGGCGCAACCGGCGGGCGCTCTCGCGCCTGGCCATCCGCCAGCACGTTCTCGTGGATGCCCGCGAGATCGACCTCGAGACGACGCTGCTCGGTGTCCCGCTGTCGTGGCCCGTGGCCGTGGCGCCCATGGGGGGGCTCGTCCTGTTCCACCCCGAGGGGGACGTCGAGATGGCGCGCGGGGCGGGGCGAGCGGACACGCTCCAGTTCCTCTCCGGCGCCACGGGCTGGCCCGTCGAGGAGGTCGCCGGGGCCAATCCCGGTCCGAAGATGTTCCAGCTCTACCATCACGGCGATCGGGGCTGGGTCGCCGATCTGCTGGCGCGGGTGGAGGCCTCCGGCTACCTCGCCGTCTGCCTCACGGTGGACGTCCAGGTCTACGGGCGCCGCGAGCGCGACATCGTCGCCCGCTGGGATCCGCGGGCCGCCATGTCCTCGGCACCGAACCCGCGCGGCCCGGATCCCGACTACCAGGCGCGGCTCACCTGGGACGACGTGGCATGGCTCAAGAAGACGACGCGGCTCCCCATCGGGCTCAAGGGGATCATGACGGCCGAGGATGCCAGCCGGGCCGTCGAGGCCGGCGTCGGGCTCATCTGGGTCTCCAACCACGGCGGCCGCCAGCTCGACCAGACCCAGGCCTCCGTCGAGGCGCTCCACGCCGTCGTCGAGGCCGTGGCCGGTCGGGCCGACATCGTGGTGGACGGTGGCTTCTCGCGCGGCACCGACGTGATCAAGGGGCTCGCCCTGGGCGCGACGGTGGTGGCACTGGGCCGCACGGTGCTCTGGGGGCTCGGCGCTGGCGGGGCTGATGGGGTGGCCTGCGCGCTCGGCATCCTCCGCAGCGAGCTGCGCACGGCGCTGGCCCTCTGCGGCAGGACGAGTGTCAAGGGGCTCTCCCCGGACCTCCTCGTCCGGGTGGCCTAGCGGGCGCGGCTACACCCCCATCACGCCGCGCCGTGACCGAGGCGCGCGCCGCGGCTCAACCCCCGGGCTCGCCGTTCACCAGGCGCGTCAGCCGGTCGAGCATCCGCTGGGCGTGCGTCCCGGCCCAGTAGACGCGTGCGCAGCGCGGGCACGCCATGAAGTCGGCGTGGGTGGCGAAGATGTGCTCGGGGACGAGGCCGCGCAGCGCGCCCCTGGGGCGGGCCTCGAGCCTGGCATTGCACTCGAGGCAACGCGTGAGCCAGTCGGTCTGCACGGGCCTGAGCCCCAGCCGCCGGACGGCCTCCCGGATCTGCCCGTCCAGCCGCTCGGCGGTGATGAGGCATTCGTGAGGCTGGGCCAGTCGCGCCAGCATCCGATCCCGGGTGACGAGGACCCGCTCCTCGGCCAACGCCAGCTCGAGGAGCCGCCGGTCGCCGCTCTCTCCCGGGTAGACCGTGTCATAGCCCATGGCCCGGAGCCAGCGAGCGAGGCGGCCCAGCATGGTGTCCACCACGAAGCGCTGATCCATCACGGGCGCTCCGGGCCCAGGCCCAGGAAGAGAACGCCGGTGACGCTCCGGGCCAGTTCCTCCACGCGCTCGAGGGCTCCCGGCCCCAGCTGCCCATCCAGCAGCAGGGCCGACAGACCATGCACGGCGGCCCAGGCCGAGATCGCCAGCTCTGCGGGATCGCCTGGACGCGCCAACCCGGCTCGCTGGCACTCGGTGAGGGCGTCCACGAGCACCGCGAAGGTCTCCTCAGCCGCCTCTCGCAGCCCAGGGTGCGCGGCCTTGTCGGCGGTCTCGCGCCCGAACATCACGCGGAAATGCGCGGGGTGGTCGACGGCGAATCCGACGTAGCTGAGTCCGAGGGCCCGGAAGCGCGACAACGGATCCCCGCTCTGCATGGCCGTGGCCTGTCGCATCGCCTCCGTGAGAGCGCGGAACCCCTCCTCCGCCACCGCCGCGAGCAGCGTCCGCTTGTCGGCGAAGTGGCGGTACGGCGCGGCCTGAGACACCCCCGCCAGCCGGGCCGCCGCCCTCAGCGTCAAAGCCTCCGCCCCTGCCGTCTGCACGAGCTCCCTCGCGGCATCCAGCAGCGCCCGGCGCAGATCGCCATGGTGGTAGCTCTTGCGCCGGTGCCCTGGGCGCAGTCGTCCCGGTCGCTTCCTCATGGGGGCCCTCCTCGGCCAGGAGGCTACACGTGAGTGTTGACAGAGTCAACATTAGATGTTAACGATGTCATCATCACGTCGAGGAGGTGCTGAGCATGACGACGAGGGGGCGCGGGGGCATGGGGGGGATTGTCGC is a genomic window of Candidatus Rokuibacteriota bacterium containing:
- a CDS encoding alpha-hydroxy-acid oxidizing protein translates to MIDALAPDREESMGDSLGNRNLRRAQYRGLEQAFGRCLLKDFQELRGVAAGGAIRLDPAPAPPACPGAGAAPRRPLPRGAGSPMVAGMTAKFVTLPEIRQAARRRLPREVYNFGAGGAETETTLRRNRRALSRLAIRQHVLVDAREIDLETTLLGVPLSWPVAVAPMGGLVLFHPEGDVEMARGAGRADTLQFLSGATGWPVEEVAGANPGPKMFQLYHHGDRGWVADLLARVEASGYLAVCLTVDVQVYGRRERDIVARWDPRAAMSSAPNPRGPDPDYQARLTWDDVAWLKKTTRLPIGLKGIMTAEDASRAVEAGVGLIWVSNHGGRQLDQTQASVEALHAVVEAVAGRADIVVDGGFSRGTDVIKGLALGATVVALGRTVLWGLGAGGADGVACALGILRSELRTALALCGRTSVKGLSPDLLVRVA
- a CDS encoding Mut7-C RNAse domain-containing protein: MDQRFVVDTMLGRLARWLRAMGYDTVYPGESGDRRLLELALAEERVLVTRDRMLARLAQPHECLITAERLDGQIREAVRRLGLRPVQTDWLTRCLECNARLEARPRGALRGLVPEHIFATHADFMACPRCARVYWAGTHAQRMLDRLTRLVNGEPGG
- a CDS encoding TetR/AcrR family transcriptional regulator — encoded protein: MRKRPGRLRPGHRRKSYHHGDLRRALLDAARELVQTAGAEALTLRAAARLAGVSQAAPYRHFADKRTLLAAVAEEGFRALTEAMRQATAMQSGDPLSRFRALGLSYVGFAVDHPAHFRVMFGRETADKAAHPGLREAAEETFAVLVDALTECQRAGLARPGDPAELAISAWAAVHGLSALLLDGQLGPGALERVEELARSVTGVLFLGLGPERP